From Oryza brachyantha chromosome 9, ObraRS2, whole genome shotgun sequence, a single genomic window includes:
- the LOC102702131 gene encoding homeobox-leucine zipper protein HOX11, giving the protein MELGLSLGEAAMPDAGRELVLGLGVGVGERAAESGRRELGFGSSRCGSSPEPTVRLTLLPMVPGLGLPWPSSSESRGHLEASTRGFDVNRPPSSGGGYGAAEEEQDDAAGAALSSSPNNSAGSFPMDDYSGQGRGGNDSAPGAGGAGGGDRSCSRASDEDDGGSARKKLRLSKEQSAFLEESFKEHSTLNPKQKLALAKQLNLRPRQVEVWFQNRRARTKLKQTEVDCEYLKRCCETLTEENRRLQKELAELRALKTVHPFYMHLPATTLSMCPSCERVASNSAPAAASAATSSTAAPPTAPSSGGNAPAAAVAAAPDHRPSSFAALFSSARSLPLSAAPQAQPPTSS; this is encoded by the exons ATGGAGCTCGGGTTGAGCTTGGGGGAGGCGGCTATGCCGGATGCTGGGAGGGAGCTGGTTCTTGGGCTCggggttggggttggg GAGCGTGCGGCGGAgtcggggaggagggagctggGGTTTGGGTCGAGCAGGTGTGGTTCTTCGCCGGAGCCGACGGTGCGGCTCACGCTTCTGCCCATGGTGCCCGGCCTTGGCCTCCcgtggccgtcgtcgtcagaGAGCA GAGGGCATTTGGAGGCGTCGACGCGGGGGTTCGACGTGaaccggccgccgtcgtctggCGGCGGctacggcgcggcggaggaggagcaggacgACGCAGCGGGGGCCGCCTTGTCTTCCTCCCCTAACAACAGCGCGGGCTCCTTCCCGATGGACGACTACTCCGGGCAAGGCCGCGGCGGCAACGACTCTGCtcctggcgccggcggcgctggtggCGGTGACCGCTCGTGCTCCCGCGCcagcgacgaggacgacggcggctcGGCGCGCAAGAAGCTGCGGCTCTCCAAGGAGCAGTCCGCGTTCCTCGAGGAGAGCTTCAAGGAGCACAGCACCCTCAACCCC aagcagaagctgGCGCTGGCGAAGCAGCTCAACCTCCGGCCGCGACAGGTGGAGGTGTGGTTCCAGAACCGCCGCGCCAG GACGAAGCTGAAGCAGACGGAGGTGGACTGCGAGTACCTGAAGCGCTGCTGCGAGACGCTCACGGAGGAGAACCGCCGGCTGCAGAAGGAGCTCGCCGAGCTGCGGGCGCTCAAGACGGTGCACCCCTTCTACATGCACCTCCCTGCTACGACCCTCTCCATGTGCCCCTCTTGCGAGCGCGTCGCCTCCAactccgcgccggccgccgcctccgccgccacgtcgTCGACGGCCGCGCCACCCACAGCACCCTCCTCCGGCGGCAAtgcccctgccgccgccgtcgccgccgctccagaCCACAGGCCGTCGTCCTTCGCCGCCCTGTTCTCGTCGGCACGCAGCTTACCGTTATCCGCAGCACCGCAGGCGCagccgccgacgagctcgtGA